The DNA region GCCGAGATCGATCCGATGTTGACGATGGCGCCGCCACCGTGGTCCTTGAAGTGCCGCGCCGCCGCGCGGGACACCTGCCACAGCGCCTTGACGTTGAGATCGAAGACGTCGTCCCACTCGCTGTCCGGCACCTCCAACGCCGGCCGGTGATAGCAGATCCCGGCGTTGTTGACCACGATGTCGAGACCGCCGAGCGCATCGACCGCGTGCTGCACGACATCGTTCGCGGAGGTGGTGACGTCACCGACGAGAGCGACGGTCTCGAGTCCGGCGTCGCCGAGCGTCTGCTGAGCCGCCTGATTTGCCTCCGCACTACGGGACGCGAAGGCGACCGAGGCGCCTGCTTCGGCCAGCCCCTGGGTCAAGGCGAACCCGATGCCGCGGTTGCCGCCGGTCACCAGAGCCTTCTTGCCGGCCAGCGAGAACGTGTCGAGGACACCAGTCATGGTCGAGAACCTATCGGGCCCCGGCCGTCTACGCTGCCCGGCATGCGGCGGTGGAGTAGCGACGATCTGCGGCGGGCGACGCTTCGGCGCCAGTTCCCCGAGTCCACCAGCGTGCTCGACTTGATGGCCGATCTGGCGCCGATTCAATCCCAGGTGCCGCGGGCGCCGTTCCTGACCATGGCCTCGCGCCGCCCGGGCACCACGGACGCGGAGCTGGTCACCCTGTTCGAGGCGCACCAGCTGATCAAGGCCAGCACCCTGCGCGGCACGGTGTTCACCAGCGATCTCCAGCAGTTCGCCTGGTCGCAGCGGATCGCGCGAGAAGGTCGACAACAACTGCTGGCTGCGCTGACGAAGGTGCCGGTCGAGCACGTCGGTGAGCTGCTGACCGCGGTCGAGGAGCAGGCCGCGGACTGGCGAGCTTGGGAGGATCTGCTCGACCATGCCCGCGGGCTGATGACCGCGGGCCCGCCCGAACTGGCCTCCCGGGTCGATC from Microlunatus phosphovorus NM-1 includes:
- a CDS encoding SDR family NAD(P)-dependent oxidoreductase; this encodes MTGVLDTFSLAGKKALVTGGNRGIGFALTQGLAEAGASVAFASRSAEANQAAQQTLGDAGLETVALVGDVTTSANDVVQHAVDALGGLDIVVNNAGICYHRPALEVPDSEWDDVFDLNVKALWQVSRAAARHFKDHGGGAIVNIGSISAIIVNRPQWQPAYNASKAAVHQLTKSLAAEWAPYDIRVNALAPGYIKTEMAPVDRPEFKARWLDDAPQQRFALPQELAPAVVFLASEASAFMTGSVLVMDGGYTVY